A genomic region of Cyprinus carpio isolate SPL01 chromosome B13, ASM1834038v1, whole genome shotgun sequence contains the following coding sequences:
- the LOC109091087 gene encoding centrosomal protein of 170 kDa-like isoform X11, producing the protein MAQNSIHEIPTKDTEGTGAAKSATANAAAQANTSFTIEFDDTSPGKVTIKDHVSRPRPKKSPHVGGKDLSTLQAAIMASESKVADWLAQNDPPLVRRESTEEDNKSIKSDVPVHLKRLKGSKHEDGTQSDSENGLGLRFGSKRHAALEERLRAAGVGRVKTEGSSSVSRTSFMIEFYDEDNPRKRRSYSFSQTSPLLGGVAGEGFCPAPPSRPKVVATAADGSKGMSSSLAAVAPTAARLLLKQRSEEPKVVQSPAATGQPSPTDEAQKQDDDQSDKGTYTIELDKSNPEEEEARRMIDKVFGVEDSQNPGCPEQREASGKVKDSKKLSSTVSERLVEDSVAVGSPRWVSQWASLAANQTRTDPEGSGAEPPAFVHQERDGDAFEAGISIKSTGSTTSSQAERKRRTLPQLPTEDKIKRSEIGEKQDTEPQEKESHNDHKGDGECIGTPDNKDVVSSQSKSIQQDGKAGKQSSVHPLGSGERRSSEESRRRRSEGKSKGSDGERSGKPLVRQGSFTIEKPSGNVPIELIPRINRQNGGRERSDSVGSMDTATLLKDTEAVMAFLEAKLRDEKKLDPVTPPACPLSPESDIDTASTVSQAAAEGDRKVIQKRRSLSSLYREKSNASTTSKTTTSARERLERKTKTKTTESRSDTRRSVQTASRSRQPSQDLTDDDQTSSLAISDILSSDQETYSSRSHTKGHFTSTDDLLQSKLDTSKSTRSAKPSKTLQTSTTALAKQAGLPQPRPTRASMLRRARLGDTSDTDLADADRVSVASEVSTTSSTSKPPLGRKAQSRIDLLAQPRRTRLGSFSARSDSEATVSRTTATRVSAETALRLGLRSTNQQAPDSKLTARMRANSVSKLTDPKPKTAPINSIPSETQLEPESILAEEEPMASNRWRRLPPEYASTSEDEFGSNRNSPKHIHLRPGTTLRTSRLGCPAPVTTSPGGLLLKNRMREQEEYIRDWTAHSEEIARLFPCVRRISQDLAKDLAILAREIHDVAGEIDSVSSSGTAPSTTVSTAATTPGSAIDTKEELVERVFDESLNFRKIPPVVHTKASEINGRPVELRPRAPDSLDPQVALRRRTWNRDEVRPAVLDSLLLTSVSQLSSKIRQSVDKTTGKIRILFKDKDRNWDDIESKLCLDNEVPLPKTTNKEISSILTELKRVEKQLQVINIMVDPDGTLDALTSLSLTSPTTPKPRSSPGSQSVWGPLPSNGAPQPPPTTISSGPEKPSVGHNFHRTHLTGEESAIASK; encoded by the exons GCAGTAAACACGAGGATGGCACACAGAGTGATTCCGAGAATGGCCTAGGATTGCGATTTGGCAGCAAACGCCACGCCGCACTGGAGGAGCGCCTGAGAGCCGCAGGAGTGGGCCGGGTCAAAACAGAGGGGTCGTCTTCTGTGAGCCGCACATCCTTCATGATCGAGTTCTATGACGAGGATAACCCTCGCAAACGGCGCTCTTACTCATTTTCGCAGACCTCACCACTGCTCGGAGGCGTGGCAGGGGAGGGATTTTGCCCTGCACCACCCTCACGTCCTAAGGTCGTCGCCACGGCAGCGGACGGCAGCAAGGGCATGTCATCATCTCTAGCAGCGGTTGCCCCCACGGCTGCTCGACTCCTGCTCAAGCAGAGATCTGAGGAGCCAAAAGTGGTGCAGAGCCCTGCTGCTACCGGTCAGCCCAGTCCCACAGATGAGGCTCAGAAACAAGACGACGACCAGAGCGACAAGGGAACTTACACCATTGAACTGGATAAAAGCAACCCTGAGGAAGAGGAGGCACGGCGAATGATCGATAAG GTGTTTGGGGTGGAGGACTCTCAGAATCCTGGTTGCCCTGAACAACGAGAAGCCAGTGGAAAAGTGAAGGACAGCAAGAAGCTCAGCTCCACTGTGTCTGAG AGACTTGTGGAGGATTCGGTTGCAGTTGGCAGCCCTCGCTGGGTTTCACAGTGGGCCAGTTTAGCTGCTAATCAAACGAGAACAGACCCAGAGGGCTCTGGGGCAGAACCACCAGCTTTTGTCCATCAAGAGCGAG ACGGTGATGCATTTGAGGCCGGCATATCTATCAAGAGCACTGGCTCCACTACCTCCAGCCAAGCTGAGCGCAAAAGAAGGACTCTACCACAGCTTCCCACAGAGGACAAGATCAAGCGCTCTGAGATTGGTGAGAAGCAGGACACCGAGCCCCAAGAAAAAGAAAGCCACAATGACCATAAAGGTGATGGTGAGTGCATCGGCACTCCAGACAACAAGGACGTTGTGTCCAGCCAATCCAAGAGCATCCAGCAGGATGGGAAGGCAGGAAAACAGTCATCTGTGCACCCCCTGGGAAGTGGAGAGAGGAGATCATCAGAGGAGAGTCGCAGGAGGCGTTCTGAGGGTAAGAGTAAAGGAAGTGACGGGGAGAGGTCTGGGAAGCCACTGGTGAGGCAGGGTAGTTTTACAATTGAGAAGCCCAGCGGTAATGTCCCCATAGAACTGATTCCTCGCATCAACCGGCAGAACGGAGGAAGGGAGCGAAGCGACTCGGTGGGCAGCATGGACACAGCGACTCTTCTCAAAGACACTGAAGCTGTCATGGCTTTCCTTGAGGCTAAACTCCGCGATGAGAAAAAGTTGGACCCGGTAACGCCCCCAGCCTGCCCTTTATCCCCCGAATCCGATATTGACACGGCCAGCACGGTCAGTCAGGCGGCAGCCGAGGGCGATCGAAAGGTGATTCAGAAGCGTCGATCCCTCAGCAGCCTTTATAGAGAGAAAAGCAACGCAAGCACCACATCGAAAACCACAACCAGTGCAAGGGAACGTCTTGAGAGGAAAACAAAGACCAAGACCACAGAAAGCCGCTCAGATACTCGTCGTTCAGTGCAGACAGCCTCCCGTAGCCGCCAACCGTCCCAAGATCTCACTGACGACGATCAGACTTCCTCGTTAGCCATCTCAGACATCCTGTCCTCGGACCAGGAGACGTATTCCAGTCGCTCGCACACAAAAGGTCACTTCACCTCCACCGATGACCTTTTACAGTCCAAGCTTGATACCAGCAAGTCCACAAGGTCTGCAAAACCCAGCAAGACGCTGCAAACTAGCACCACGGCCCTCGCAAAACAGGCCGGTCTTCCGCAGCCCCGTCCCACGAGGGCATCCATGTTGCGCAGGGCTCGGCTTGGAGACACATCAGATACTGACCTGGCGGATGCAGACAGAGTCTCGGTGGCGTCTGAGGTGTCCACCACCAGTTCCACTTCCAAACCACCGTTAGGGAGAAAGGCGCAGTCACGCATCGACTTGCTAGCGCAACCACGGCGCACAAGACTCGGCTCGTTTTCAGCACGGAGCGATTCGGAGGCCACGGTCAGTAGGACCACGGCCACACGTGTGTCTGCAGAGACGGCGCTTCGTCTGGGACTGAGAAGCACAAATCAGCAAGCACCGGACAGCAAGCTAACTGCACGCATGAGGGCTAATAGTGTCTCCAAACTAACAGACCCCAAGCCGAAGACAGCACCTATCAACAGCATCCCATCAG AAACTCAACTTGAGCCTGAAAGCATTCTCGCAGAGGAGGAGCCCATGG CCAGTAACCGGTGGAGACGGCTGCCTCCTGAGTATGCCTCTACCTCTGAGGATGAGTTTGGCTCTAACCGGAACTCTCCCAAACACATTCACCTGCGGCCCGGCACCACCCTTCGCACCAGTAGGCTGGGTTGTCCCGCTCCGGTCACGACCAGCCCTGGGGGTCTCCTCCTCAAGAACAGGATGAGAGAACAAGAGGAGTACATACGAGACTGGACAGCCCACAGCGAGGAGATCGCCAG GTTATTTCCCTGTGTGCGCAGGATCAGTCAGGACCTGGCTAAGGACCTGGCCATCCTGGCACGAGAGATCCACGATGTGGCGGGCGAGATCGACTCGGTCAGTTCCTCCGGCACGGCGCCCAGCACCACGGTCAGCACGGCCGCGACCACACCGGGCTCCGCCATCGACACCAAAGAGGAG CTGGTTGAGAGAGTTTTTGACGAAAGTCTAAACTTCAGGAAGATTCCCCCTGTAGTTCACACCAAAGCCTCAGAGATCAATGGCAGACCAGTGGAGCTTCGTCCCCGGGCCCCGGACAGCCTGGACCCTCAGGTGGCCCTGCGCAGACGTACCTGGAACCGGGATGAGGTGAGACCG GCGGTGCTGGACAGTTTATTGCTGACGTCGGTTTCCCAACTGTCTTCCAAAATCCGACAGTCTGTAGATAAAACCACTGGCAAAATCAG gaTATTGTTCAAGGACAAAGACAGGAACTGGGATGATATTGAGAGTAAACTCTGTTTGGACAATGAAGTTCCACTTCCCAAAACTACAAACAAG GAAATTTCATCTATACTAACAGAGCTGAAGAGAGTAGAAAAACAGCTTCAAG TTATAAACATAATGGTGGACCCTGATGGAACCCTTGACGCTCTGACCAGCCTCAGCCTGACCAGTCCAACCACCCCCAAACCCAGAAGCAGTCCGGGGTCTCAGAGCGTATGGGGGCCTCTGCCCAGTAACGGGGCCCCTCAGCCACCGCCAACAACGATCAGCTCTGGCCCAGAGAAACCCAGTGTAGGACACAACTTCCACCGCACACACCTCACTGGAGAGGAGAGTGCCATCGCTAGcaaataa
- the LOC109091088 gene encoding ATP-binding cassette sub-family G member 5-like produces MVDVYKFKRLISLLLSLSQGSGKTTLLDAVAGRIGNSGKLLGEIYVNGGKLKAEQVQDCFSYVLQSDNLLSYLTVEETLTYTAQLSLRKHSSEAIRKKVAAVMAELSLGHVAHSVIGGRIFPGISVGERRRVSIASQLLQDPKVILLDEPTTGLDSMTANQIVVLLADLARRDPIVIVTIHQPRSELFRIFNRIAIMSRGELYLTVELTSVDRRCSEREAATYSRMHDITSAYQSSEIYKSMLGKIGQSCQRADKPMIPFRSPNCLSKLNVLLRRTVRNMSRDRMGILMRLSQNLIYGLFIAFFLMKLDEDVTKGAVQDRIGIIYQSMGASPYTGMLNAVALCEYLIHS; encoded by the exons ATGGTGGACGTTTATAAGTTTAAAAGGTTAATAAGCTtactgctgtctctctctcaagGTTCTGGAAAAACCACTCTGTTAGATGCTGTAGCAGGACGAATCGGGAATTCTGGTAAACTCCTTGGAGAGATTTATGTGAATGGAGGAAAGCTAAAAGCAGAGCAGGTCCAAGACTGTTTCTCTTATGTGCTCCAG AGTGACAATCTCTTGAGCTATCTGACTGTGGAGGAGACTCTGACATACACTGCTCAGCTTTCTTTGAGAAAACACTCTTCTGAGGCCATACGCAAAAAG GTAGCTGCAGTCATGGCAGAGCTGAGTTTGGGACATGTGGCTCACAGCGTGATTGGAGGCCGCATTTTCCCAGGCATTTCTGTTGGAGAGAGAAGGAGGGTTTCCATTGCCAGCCAGCTGCTTCAGGACCCAA AGGTGATTCTCCTAGATGAGCCGACCACAGGACTGGACAGCATGACAGCTAATCAGATCGTGGTGCTGCTGGCTGACCTGGCCAGAAGAGATCCAATAGTCATTGTGACCATCCATCAGCCCCGTTCAGAACTTTTCAGG ATCTTTAACAGAATAGCAATCATGAGCCGAGGGGAACTG TATTTGACAGTTGAACTGACCTCTGTGGACAGACGCTGCAGTGAGAGGGAAGCCGCCACCTACAGCCGCATGCATGACATTACATCGGCCTACCAGAGCTCAGAGATCTATAAAAGCATGCTGGGAAAGATCGGTCAAAGCTGCCAGAGAGCAGACAAACCCATGATCCCATTCAGGTCCCCCAACTGCCTGTCCAAACTGAATGTCCTCCTGAG gCGGACCGTGCGTAATATGTCTCGTGACAGGATGGGCATTCTCATGCGCCTCTCTCAGAATCTCATCTACGGCctgtttattgctttttttctCATGAAGCTGGATGAGGATGTGACAAAAGGTGCTGTGCAGGACCGAATTGGCATAATCTACCAATCCATGGGTGCCTCACCTTATACTGGCATGCTGAATGCTGTAGCTTTATGTGAGTATCTCATTCACAGTTAA
- the LOC109065452 gene encoding ATP-binding cassette sub-family G member 8-like, with protein MSDQSVFFSEDSFGSTNDKQNRTQGQDILFSSPEEDSSLYFTYSGGRNDVEVRNLNYEVDIAAQIPWYERLSEFKMPWEMHSNKQTVIKDLNLHVHSGQMLAVIGSSGCGKTSLLDIITCRDEGGTMNSGEILINGKPSTRSLVKKCIAHVRQDDRLLPHLTVRETLAFVAKLRLPAHFTQKQRDQRVDDVIAELRLRQCAHTRVGNDYVRGVSGGERRRVSIAVQLLWNPGILILDEPTSGLDSFTAHNLVITLYRLARGNRLVLLSVHQPRSDIFQLFDLVVLLSSGSAVYCGQAKDMVPYFTSLGYPCPRYCNPSDYYVDLISIDRRSPEKEAQCLEKARMLAAQFVEKVKNTEDFMWKSEDCGSLALDAPQSVPPESVITVSKQKDHLPGKLQQFTILIKRQVFNDYRDLVTLVVHGLEALLMSLLIGFLYFGAGDQGLSVQDTVALLYMIGALTPFAVVLDVIAKCHSERAMLYHELEDGMYSVTSYFFAKVLGELPEHCAFTLVYGVPIYWLAGLNSAPDRFLLNFLLVWMMVYCSRCMALFVAALPTLQTSSFMGNALFTVFYLTAGFVISLENMWLVASWFSYISFMRWGFEGTLQVQFRGTRIPIAIGNLTVEFDGIKVVEMMKMNQYPLYSCYLVLIAVAFVFILLYYLSLRFIKQKSSQDW; from the exons ATGTCAGACCAGAGTGTCTTCTTTTCAGAAGACAGCTTCGGCTCTACAAATGACAAACAGAACAGG ACACAGGGTCAAGACATTCTTTTCTCATCTCCAGAGGAGGACAGCAGTCTGTATTTTACTTACAGCGGAGGTCGCAATGACGTGGAAGTCCGCAATCTCAACTATGag GTGGACATAGCTGCACAGATACCCTGGTATGAGAGGCTGTCAGAGTTTAAGATGCCCTGGGAGATGCacagcaacaaacaaacagtcaTTAAGGACCTAAACCTACATGTGCACAGTGGCCAGATGCTTGCTGTCATTGGCAGCTCAG GCTGTGGGAAGACCTCCTTACTGGACATCATAACATGTCGAGATGAGGGTGGCACCATGAATTCAGGAGAGATTCTGATCAACGGCAAACCTTCCACACGTTCTCTGGTGAAGAAATGCATTGCTCACGTGCGGCAGGATGACCGTCTGTTACCGCACCTCACAGTGCGCGAGACGCTGGCTTTTGTGGCCAAACTGCGGCTGCCTGCGCACTTCACCCAGAAGCAGAGAGATCAGCGG GTGGACGATGTCATCGCGGAGCTGCGTCTGAGGCAGTGCGCTCACACGCGCGTGGGGAACGACTATGTGAGGGGGGTGTCCggtggagagaggaggagggTTAGCATCGCTGTACAGCTGCTCTGGAATCCAG GTATTCTTATCCTAGATGAGCCTACTTCAGGTCTAGACAGCTTCACAGCCCATAATTTGGTGATTACATTGTACCGTCTGGCTCGAGGGAACCGCCTGGTGCTGCTGTCAGTCCATCAGCCTCGTTCAGATATCTTTCAGCTCTTTGACCTGGTGGTGCTCTTGTCTTCTGGTTCAGCCGTGTACTGCGGTCAGGCCAAGGACATGGTACCTTACTTTACTTCTCTTGGGTACCCGTGTCCACGATACTGCAACCCCTCTGACTACTACG TGGATTTAATAAGCATTGATCGGCGCAGTCCTGAAAAAGAAGCACAATGTTTGGAGAAAGCCAGGATGTTGGCAGCCCAGTTTGTAGAGAAGGTGAAGAACACAGAGGATTTCATGTGGAAATCAGAAGATTGTGGTTCTCTGGCGCTGGATGCCCCTCAAAG TGTTCCTCCTGAATCTGTGATCACAGTTTCCAAACAGAAGGATCACCTGCCAGGAAAACTGCAACAGTTCACAATCCTAATCAA ACGGCAGGTATTTAATGACTACCGAGATCTGGTGACGCTGGTGGTTCATGGTCTGGAAGCCTTGTTGATGTCACTGCTCATCGGTTTCCTTTATTTCGGGGCTGGGGATCAGGGTCTTTCTGTCCAAGATACGGTGGCTTTGCTGTACATGATAGGAGCTCTGACACCCTTTGCTGTTGTGCTGGACGTCATTGCAAAGT GTCATTCAGAGAGAGCCATGCTTTATCATGAACTGGAAGATGGCATGTATTCAGTCACCTCATACTTTTTTGCCAAg GTCCTTGGTGAGCTGCCAGAGCACTGTGCCTTTACGCTGGTATACGGTGTGCCCATCTACTGGTTGGCTGGGCTCAACAGCGCTCCTGACCGCTTTCTGCTCAACTTCCTGTTGGTGTGGATGATGGTGTACTGTAGTCGCTGCATGGCCCTATTTGTGGCGGCCCTGCCAACATTGCAGACTTCATCTTTCATGGGCAACGCTCTCTTCACGGTCTTCTACCTGACTGCTGGCTTTGTCATTAGTCTGGAAAACATGTGGCTGG TGGCGTCTTGGTTTTCTTACATATCCTTCATGCGCTGGGGTTTTGAGGGAACACTGCAGGTTCAGTTTCGTGGGACTAGAATCCCAATCGCTATTGGAAACCTCACTGTAGAATTCGATGGTATTAAG GTTGTGGAGATGATGAAAATGAACCAGTATCCACTGTATTCCTGCTACCTGGTGCTTATTGCTGTTGCTTTTGTTTTCATCCTGCTCTATTATCTGTCACTCAGATTCATTAAACAGAAGTCCAGTCAGGATTGGTGA